The following are from one region of the Pseudomonas lalucatii genome:
- a CDS encoding aldehyde dehydrogenase has protein sequence MTDALTRSAIDQQLERLEYRNQAFIDGRFVAARSGATFATLNPATGQVITEVAACDAEDVDAAVQAARAAFDAGVWSKLAPAERKTIMLAFADLIDAHRLELAVLESLEAGKPVGECYGIDIPDTANTIRWHAEAGDKLYDAISPSSPSNVGMIRREPIGVVGAVLPWNFPCMMAGWKLGPALITGNSVVLKPAELTSLATLRLAELAHQAGIPAGVLNVVPGLGHSAGKAIGLHPDIDLAAFTGSTEVGRLFLEYSAKSNLKRVVLECGGKNPQVVMGDAGDLSAVAGNVLAAAFWNMGENCSAGSRLIVHRSLKDALLEEMLSQLQDWATGDPLDPSVRLGALIEEAHMAKVLGHIEQAKAEGCKLVTGGVRLHAESGGYFVAPTIFEADSNAASVAQEEIFGPVLAVIAFDTEEEAIAIANDTCYGLAASLWTANINTAHRMSAAIRAGTVSVNCFSEGDICTPFGGYKQSGFGGRDKSIYAHDQYCELKTTWIQLS, from the coding sequence ATGACCGACGCCCTCACCCGCAGCGCCATCGACCAGCAGCTCGAGCGCCTGGAATACCGCAACCAGGCCTTCATCGACGGCCGCTTCGTCGCCGCCCGTTCGGGCGCCACCTTCGCCACCCTCAACCCGGCGACCGGCCAGGTCATCACCGAGGTGGCCGCCTGCGACGCCGAAGACGTCGACGCCGCCGTGCAGGCCGCCCGCGCCGCCTTCGACGCCGGGGTCTGGTCGAAACTGGCGCCGGCCGAGCGCAAGACGATCATGCTGGCGTTCGCCGACCTGATCGACGCCCACCGCCTGGAGCTGGCGGTGCTGGAATCCCTGGAGGCCGGCAAGCCGGTCGGCGAGTGCTACGGCATCGACATCCCCGACACCGCCAACACCATCCGCTGGCACGCCGAGGCCGGCGACAAGCTGTACGACGCCATCTCGCCGTCCAGCCCGAGCAACGTCGGCATGATCCGCCGCGAACCGATCGGCGTGGTCGGCGCCGTGCTGCCGTGGAACTTCCCCTGCATGATGGCCGGCTGGAAGCTCGGCCCGGCGCTGATCACCGGCAACAGCGTGGTCCTCAAGCCCGCCGAGCTGACCTCCCTGGCCACCCTGCGCCTGGCCGAGCTGGCCCATCAGGCCGGCATCCCGGCCGGCGTGCTCAACGTGGTGCCGGGCCTGGGCCACAGCGCCGGCAAGGCCATCGGCCTGCACCCGGACATCGACCTGGCGGCCTTCACCGGCTCCACCGAGGTCGGCCGGCTGTTCCTCGAGTACTCGGCCAAGAGCAACCTCAAGCGCGTGGTGCTCGAGTGCGGCGGCAAGAACCCCCAGGTGGTCATGGGCGATGCCGGCGACCTCTCGGCGGTGGCCGGCAACGTGCTCGCCGCGGCCTTCTGGAACATGGGCGAGAACTGCTCGGCCGGCTCCCGGCTGATTGTCCATCGCTCGCTCAAGGACGCGCTGCTCGAGGAAATGCTCAGCCAGCTGCAAGACTGGGCCACCGGCGACCCGCTGGACCCGAGCGTACGCCTCGGCGCGCTGATCGAAGAAGCGCACATGGCCAAGGTCCTCGGGCATATCGAGCAGGCCAAGGCCGAGGGCTGCAAGCTGGTCACCGGTGGTGTGCGCCTGCATGCGGAGAGCGGCGGCTATTTCGTCGCCCCGACCATCTTCGAAGCCGACTCCAACGCCGCCTCGGTGGCCCAGGAGGAGATCTTCGGCCCGGTGCTGGCGGTGATCGCCTTCGACACCGAAGAAGAGGCCATCGCCATCGCCAACGACACCTGCTACGGCCTGGCCGCCTCGCTGTGGACCGCCAACATCAACACCGCCCACCGCATGTCGGCGGCCATCCGCGCCGGCACCGTGTCGGTCAACTGCTTCTCCGAGGGCGACATCTGCACCCCGTTCGGCGGCTACAAGCAGTCCGGCTTCGGCGGCCGCGACAAGTCGATCTACGCCCACGATCAGTACTGCGAGCTGAAGACCACCTGGATCCAGTTGTCCTGA
- a CDS encoding hybrid-cluster NAD(P)-dependent oxidoreductase, producing the protein MHSLTSSEYLNPVSTQTWANGRHLVRCLKVIRETADVITYCFSMQEPVLFFFKPGQFVTLELEIDGEQVLRSYTISSAPSIPYSFSITVKRVPGGRVSNWLHEHLKEGELIAVHGPVGQFNCIDYPADKVLLLSGGVGITPVMSMARWFFNTNSEVDMVFAHSARTPADIIYRAELDYMSTRIDNFKLHLICERNETGQIWGGYRGFLSREMLQLIAPNFLEREVFCCGPAPYMRAVRRLLGEAGYDMTRYHEESFGATPDEDIAAAEEQAAVALSEEPQASHWVTFSDSGKSVQAELGSTLYEAAASAGLTIPKACGMGICGTCKVRVVSGETAMEHNGGISEEEIAEGFVLSCCTRVTGAVEVEY; encoded by the coding sequence ATGCACAGCCTCACCAGCAGTGAATACCTCAACCCGGTCAGCACCCAGACCTGGGCCAACGGCCGCCATCTGGTGCGCTGCCTCAAGGTCATCCGCGAGACCGCGGACGTCATCACCTACTGCTTCAGCATGCAGGAGCCGGTGCTGTTCTTCTTCAAGCCCGGGCAGTTCGTCACCCTGGAGCTGGAGATCGACGGCGAGCAGGTGCTGCGCTCCTACACCATCTCCAGCGCGCCGTCGATTCCCTACAGCTTCTCCATCACGGTCAAGCGCGTGCCCGGCGGCCGAGTATCCAACTGGCTGCACGAACACCTCAAGGAAGGCGAGCTGATCGCCGTGCACGGCCCGGTCGGCCAGTTCAACTGCATCGACTACCCGGCCGACAAGGTGCTGCTGCTCTCGGGCGGCGTCGGCATCACCCCGGTGATGTCCATGGCCCGCTGGTTCTTCAACACCAACAGCGAGGTCGACATGGTGTTCGCCCACAGCGCGCGCACCCCCGCCGACATCATCTACCGCGCAGAACTGGACTACATGTCCACGCGCATCGACAACTTCAAGCTGCACCTGATCTGCGAACGCAACGAGACCGGGCAGATCTGGGGCGGCTACCGCGGCTTCCTCAGCCGCGAGATGCTGCAGCTGATCGCCCCGAACTTCCTCGAGCGCGAGGTGTTCTGCTGCGGCCCGGCGCCCTACATGCGCGCGGTGCGGCGCCTGCTCGGCGAAGCCGGCTACGACATGACCCGCTACCACGAGGAGTCCTTCGGCGCGACGCCGGACGAGGACATCGCCGCCGCCGAGGAACAGGCCGCGGTGGCCCTGAGCGAGGAGCCCCAGGCCAGCCACTGGGTGACCTTCAGCGACTCCGGCAAGTCGGTGCAGGCCGAACTCGGCAGCACCCTCTACGAGGCCGCCGCCAGTGCCGGCCTGACCATTCCCAAGGCCTGCGGCATGGGCATCTGCGGCACCTGCAAGGTGCGCGTGGTGAGCGGCGAGACCGCCATGGAGCACAACGGCGGCATCAGCGAGGAAGAAATCGCCGAGGGCTTCGTGCTGAGCTGCTGCACCCGGGTCACCGGCGCCGTCGAGGTGGAGTACTAG
- a CDS encoding DUF72 domain-containing protein: MLPYFLGCPSWSEPAWRGSLYPQDARPRDFLPRYSQLFNAVEGNTTFYASPAADTVARWAATMPAQFRFCAKLPRDISHGGDLRAQLGASDAFRRLLAPLGARVAPFWLQLPASFGPPRLGELAAFVEHWADADLAVELRHPAFFARGEEERALNRLLQGRGIERICLDSRALFSCNSDDPAVRHAQAKKPRLPVRPTAFSQAPQLRFIGHPELAANDAFMAPWLDKVAAWIEAGRTPYAFLHTPDNRLAAQLARRFHAQLRQRLPGLAALPEPSSSDTRAQLALL, from the coding sequence GTGCTGCCCTATTTCCTCGGCTGCCCGTCCTGGAGCGAGCCGGCCTGGCGCGGCTCGCTGTACCCGCAGGACGCCCGCCCGCGAGACTTCCTGCCGCGCTACAGCCAGCTGTTCAATGCCGTGGAGGGCAACACCACCTTCTACGCCAGCCCCGCGGCCGATACCGTGGCGCGCTGGGCCGCGACCATGCCGGCGCAGTTTCGTTTCTGCGCCAAGCTGCCGCGGGACATCAGCCATGGCGGCGACCTGCGCGCGCAGCTGGGCGCCAGCGACGCCTTCCGCCGGCTGCTGGCGCCCCTGGGGGCGCGGGTCGCGCCGTTCTGGCTGCAACTGCCGGCGAGCTTCGGTCCGCCGCGCCTGGGGGAGCTGGCCGCCTTCGTCGAGCACTGGGCGGATGCCGACCTGGCGGTGGAGTTGCGCCACCCGGCGTTCTTCGCCAGGGGCGAGGAGGAGCGAGCGCTCAACCGCCTGCTGCAGGGACGCGGCATCGAGCGCATCTGCCTGGACTCGCGGGCGCTGTTCAGCTGCAACTCGGACGACCCCGCCGTGCGCCACGCCCAGGCGAAGAAGCCGCGCCTGCCGGTGCGCCCGACCGCCTTCAGCCAGGCGCCGCAGCTGCGTTTCATCGGCCACCCGGAGCTGGCGGCCAACGATGCCTTCATGGCGCCCTGGCTGGACAAGGTCGCCGCCTGGATCGAGGCGGGGCGCACCCCCTATGCCTTCCTGCACACCCCGGACAACCGCCTGGCGGCGCAGCTGGCGCGGCGTTTTCACGCCCAGTTGAGGCAGCGTCTGCCCGGCCTGGCGGCGCTGCCCGAGCCGAGTTCGTCAGATACTCGAGCGCAGCTTGCGCTGCTCTGA
- the tsaB gene encoding tRNA (adenosine(37)-N6)-threonylcarbamoyltransferase complex dimerization subunit type 1 TsaB, translating to MTTLLALDTATEACSVALLHDGEVFSHYEVIPRLHAQRLLPMIKALLEEADVALSALDAIAFGRGPGAFTGVRIAIGVVQGLAFALDRPVLPVSDLAVLAQRALREHGAQQVAAAIDARMDEVYWGCYRAQQGEMRLLGAEAVLPPELAGLPRDAAGDWFGAGTGWGTHAVRLPAMLGGQDGAMLPHAEDLLGLAGFAWARGEALPADQAQPVYLRDQVATPKAPQ from the coding sequence ATGACTACTCTCCTGGCTCTGGACACCGCCACCGAAGCCTGCTCCGTCGCCCTGCTGCACGACGGCGAGGTATTCAGCCACTACGAAGTGATTCCGCGCCTGCACGCCCAGCGCCTGCTGCCGATGATCAAGGCCCTGCTGGAGGAGGCGGACGTCGCCCTGTCGGCGCTGGACGCGATCGCCTTCGGCCGCGGCCCCGGCGCCTTCACCGGGGTGCGCATCGCCATCGGCGTGGTCCAGGGTCTGGCCTTCGCCCTGGACCGCCCGGTGCTGCCGGTGTCCGACCTGGCCGTGCTGGCCCAGCGGGCGCTGCGTGAGCACGGCGCGCAGCAGGTGGCCGCTGCCATCGACGCGCGGATGGACGAGGTCTACTGGGGCTGCTACCGGGCGCAGCAGGGCGAGATGCGCCTGCTCGGCGCCGAGGCGGTGTTGCCGCCGGAACTGGCCGGCCTGCCGCGCGACGCCGCCGGCGACTGGTTCGGCGCCGGCACCGGCTGGGGCACCCATGCCGTGCGGCTGCCGGCGATGCTGGGCGGCCAGGACGGCGCCATGCTGCCCCACGCCGAGGACCTGCTCGGCCTGGCGGGCTTCGCCTGGGCCCGCGGCGAGGCGCTGCCGGCCGACCAGGCGCAGCCGGTGTACCTGCGCGACCAGGTCGCCACGCCCAAGGCGCCGCAGTAG
- a CDS encoding 5'-nucleotidase, lipoprotein e(P4) family yields MTEKTAKSAIWLGLALALAGSPAAFADAKAQPKADCAVAEFAMGLRFQQQSAEVQALQLQAYNIATLKLDAAVAAAKDPSKLAIVTDLDETVIDNSALLARDLANCHTYDAWDTWLPWERDGTPRLIPGAKQFLQHADSLGVTIRYISDRADEQKPHTLATLSKLGLPQVSAQSVLLLGPPKVERRAIVSADHQVVLLLGDTLHDFDGRFRKTPLAEQRATVAAEADKWGAEWIVFPNASYGTWSEAPLQAWEAKTVIEPW; encoded by the coding sequence ATGACCGAGAAAACAGCAAAGAGTGCTATCTGGTTGGGCCTTGCGCTAGCGCTGGCGGGGAGCCCTGCGGCGTTCGCCGATGCCAAGGCGCAACCCAAGGCAGACTGCGCAGTCGCCGAGTTCGCCATGGGGCTGCGCTTTCAGCAGCAGTCGGCGGAAGTTCAGGCCCTGCAGCTGCAGGCCTACAACATCGCTACGCTGAAGCTGGATGCTGCAGTAGCCGCCGCGAAAGATCCGTCGAAGTTGGCCATCGTTACCGACCTGGATGAGACCGTCATTGATAACAGCGCACTGTTGGCGCGGGACCTTGCCAACTGCCACACCTATGACGCCTGGGACACCTGGCTGCCCTGGGAACGAGACGGGACTCCGCGGCTGATCCCCGGCGCCAAGCAGTTCCTGCAGCACGCCGACAGCCTGGGCGTGACCATTCGCTACATATCGGACCGTGCCGACGAGCAGAAGCCACACACCCTGGCCACCCTGAGCAAGCTCGGTCTACCCCAGGTGTCGGCGCAAAGCGTGCTGCTGCTGGGGCCGCCCAAGGTCGAGCGGCGCGCCATCGTCAGTGCCGATCATCAGGTCGTGTTGTTGCTGGGCGATACGCTGCATGACTTCGATGGGCGTTTCCGCAAGACGCCGCTGGCCGAGCAGCGCGCGACCGTGGCCGCCGAGGCCGACAAGTGGGGCGCCGAGTGGATCGTCTTCCCCAATGCGAGCTACGGCACCTGGTCCGAGGCGCCTTTGCAAGCCTGGGAAGCAAAGACCGTCATCGAGCCCTGGTAA